The following coding sequences lie in one Arachis stenosperma cultivar V10309 chromosome 5, arast.V10309.gnm1.PFL2, whole genome shotgun sequence genomic window:
- the LOC130982649 gene encoding alkylated DNA repair protein ALKBH8 homolog isoform X3, giving the protein MGLPRFGRPKNGVELSPNLYVANCGPAVGISHDDIASVFCKFGELKGVYAADESGTRVIVSFSEEGSAQSAFKALDGTPCPELGGRSLHIRYSVIQPTPKDEVSDMVPVSINASELSIPGLYLVHNFISAKEEEELLQAVDSRPWNSLSKRRVQHYGYEFRYDIRNVNTRHCLGPCIMEFRKYENGDWHTKVASSAVSEGGSPEDDSNFLRKAIYLPPRSLLLLSGEARYAWNHYIPHHKIDKVNGRVIRRASRRVSFTFRKMFILLMKCGFTRTDRYYITI; this is encoded by the exons ATGGGTTTGCCGAGGTTTGGGCGTCCCAAGAATGGTGTTGAACTGAGTCCAAACCTGTATGTGGCAAATTGTGGACCTGCTGTGGGGATCTCCCATGATGACATTGCATCTGTTTTCTGCAAATTTGGGGAGCTCAAAGGGGTTTATGCAGCTGATGAGAGTGGCACACGTGTCATTGTGTCTTTCTCTGAAGAGGGTTCTGCACAATCTGCATTCAAGGCATTAGATGGAACCCCATGTCCTGAACTCGGAGGAAGGTCCTTGCATATTCGTTATTCAGTGATTCAGCCAACTCCAAAG GATGAAGTTAGTGACATGGTTCCAGTATCTATTAATGCATCGGAATTGAGTATTCCGGGACTTTACCTAGTGCACAACTTCATTAGCGCTAAAGAAGAAGAG GAATTACTCCAAGCTGTTGACAGTCGGCCTTGGAACAGTCTTTCCAAAAGAAGGGTTCAACACTATGGTTATGAATTTCGTTACGAT ATTAGGAATGTTAATACAAGGCATTGCTTAG GGCCTTGTATAATGGAGTTCAGAAAATATGAAAATGGTGATTGGCATACTAAAGTTGCCTCAAGTGCTGTTTCAGAAGGAGGAAGTCCGGAAGACGATTCAAATTTTTTAAGGAAGGCTATCTATCTACCCCCTCGATCTTTGCTACTCTTGTCTGGAGAAGCACGTTATGCATGGAACCATTATATTCCACACCACAAG ATTGACAAAGTGAACGGCAGAGTCATCAGAAGGGCATCAAGAAGGGTCTCTTTCACATTTCGAAAG ATGTTCATCCTGCTGATGAAATGTGGTTTCACTCGAACGGACCGATATTACATAACAATATGA
- the LOC130982649 gene encoding alkylated DNA repair protein ALKBH8 homolog isoform X1: protein MGLPRFGRPKNGVELSPNLYVANCGPAVGISHDDIASVFCKFGELKGVYAADESGTRVIVSFSEEGSAQSAFKALDGTPCPELGGRSLHIRYSVIQPTPKDEVSDMVPVSINASELSIPGLYLVHNFISAKEEEELLQAVDSRPWNSLSKRRVQHYGYEFRYDIRNVNTRHCLGELPSFVSPILERISSCPTFKSAEHIVLDQLTVNEYPPGVGLSPHIDTHSAFEDLIFSLSLSGPCIMEFRKYENGDWHTKVASSAVSEGGSPEDDSNFLRKAIYLPPRSLLLLSGEARYAWNHYIPHHKIDKVNGRVIRRASRRVSFTFRKMFILLMKCGFTRTDRYYITI, encoded by the exons ATGGGTTTGCCGAGGTTTGGGCGTCCCAAGAATGGTGTTGAACTGAGTCCAAACCTGTATGTGGCAAATTGTGGACCTGCTGTGGGGATCTCCCATGATGACATTGCATCTGTTTTCTGCAAATTTGGGGAGCTCAAAGGGGTTTATGCAGCTGATGAGAGTGGCACACGTGTCATTGTGTCTTTCTCTGAAGAGGGTTCTGCACAATCTGCATTCAAGGCATTAGATGGAACCCCATGTCCTGAACTCGGAGGAAGGTCCTTGCATATTCGTTATTCAGTGATTCAGCCAACTCCAAAG GATGAAGTTAGTGACATGGTTCCAGTATCTATTAATGCATCGGAATTGAGTATTCCGGGACTTTACCTAGTGCACAACTTCATTAGCGCTAAAGAAGAAGAG GAATTACTCCAAGCTGTTGACAGTCGGCCTTGGAACAGTCTTTCCAAAAGAAGGGTTCAACACTATGGTTATGAATTTCGTTACGAT ATTAGGAATGTTAATACAAGGCATTGCTTAGGTGAGCTTCCATCTTTTGTTTCTCCAATACTTGAAAGAATCTCATCATGTCCAACTTTCAAGAGTGCTGAACATATTGTTTTGGACCAACTTACT GTAAATGAGTATCCTCCTGGGGTGGGCTTGTCCCCCCATATAGATACCCATTCAGCATTCGAAGATTTAATTTTCAGCCTTTCATTATCAGGGCCTTGTATAATGGAGTTCAGAAAATATGAAAATGGTGATTGGCATACTAAAGTTGCCTCAAGTGCTGTTTCAGAAGGAGGAAGTCCGGAAGACGATTCAAATTTTTTAAGGAAGGCTATCTATCTACCCCCTCGATCTTTGCTACTCTTGTCTGGAGAAGCACGTTATGCATGGAACCATTATATTCCACACCACAAG ATTGACAAAGTGAACGGCAGAGTCATCAGAAGGGCATCAAGAAGGGTCTCTTTCACATTTCGAAAG ATGTTCATCCTGCTGATGAAATGTGGTTTCACTCGAACGGACCGATATTACATAACAATATGA
- the LOC130982649 gene encoding alkylated DNA repair protein ALKBH8 homolog isoform X2 has product MGLPRFGRPKNGVELSPNLYVANCGPAVGISHDDIASVFCKFGELKGVYAADESGTRVIVSFSEEGSAQSAFKALDGTPCPELGGRSLHIRYSVIQPTPKDEVSDMVPVSINASELSIPGLYLVHNFISAKEEEELLQAVDSRPWNSLSKRRVQHYGYEFRYDIRNVNTRHCLGELPSFVSPILERISSCPTFKSAEHIVLDQLTVNEYPPGVGLSPHIDTHSAFEDLIFSLSLSGPCIMEFRKYENGDWHTKVASSAVSEGGSPEDDSNFLRKAIYLPPRSLLLLSGEARYAWNHYIPHHKIDKVNGRVIRRASRRVSFTFRKVRTGACECEFPQYCDSQR; this is encoded by the exons ATGGGTTTGCCGAGGTTTGGGCGTCCCAAGAATGGTGTTGAACTGAGTCCAAACCTGTATGTGGCAAATTGTGGACCTGCTGTGGGGATCTCCCATGATGACATTGCATCTGTTTTCTGCAAATTTGGGGAGCTCAAAGGGGTTTATGCAGCTGATGAGAGTGGCACACGTGTCATTGTGTCTTTCTCTGAAGAGGGTTCTGCACAATCTGCATTCAAGGCATTAGATGGAACCCCATGTCCTGAACTCGGAGGAAGGTCCTTGCATATTCGTTATTCAGTGATTCAGCCAACTCCAAAG GATGAAGTTAGTGACATGGTTCCAGTATCTATTAATGCATCGGAATTGAGTATTCCGGGACTTTACCTAGTGCACAACTTCATTAGCGCTAAAGAAGAAGAG GAATTACTCCAAGCTGTTGACAGTCGGCCTTGGAACAGTCTTTCCAAAAGAAGGGTTCAACACTATGGTTATGAATTTCGTTACGAT ATTAGGAATGTTAATACAAGGCATTGCTTAGGTGAGCTTCCATCTTTTGTTTCTCCAATACTTGAAAGAATCTCATCATGTCCAACTTTCAAGAGTGCTGAACATATTGTTTTGGACCAACTTACT GTAAATGAGTATCCTCCTGGGGTGGGCTTGTCCCCCCATATAGATACCCATTCAGCATTCGAAGATTTAATTTTCAGCCTTTCATTATCAGGGCCTTGTATAATGGAGTTCAGAAAATATGAAAATGGTGATTGGCATACTAAAGTTGCCTCAAGTGCTGTTTCAGAAGGAGGAAGTCCGGAAGACGATTCAAATTTTTTAAGGAAGGCTATCTATCTACCCCCTCGATCTTTGCTACTCTTGTCTGGAGAAGCACGTTATGCATGGAACCATTATATTCCACACCACAAG ATTGACAAAGTGAACGGCAGAGTCATCAGAAGGGCATCAAGAAGGGTCTCTTTCACATTTCGAAAG GTTAGAACAGGTGCATGCGAATGTGAATTCCCTCAGTATTGTGACTCCCAACGATAA